The nucleotide sequence ACGGGTTGACTGGTCAAAGTTCCGAAGAATAAGGTTTGACCCACCAATCAGAACATGACACGTCAGAGAAACTTTGACCTTTTTTGCCTATAAATAGGCCACCTGGATTGCATTGACAGGCAGTTGAAATCACTTTGTCAGAGAGCAGAACTTTCTCTCTCTACAGAAGAACTTCCTCTCTAAGTGTTTGACCGAGTTTGACCCTGACTGGATTCGCAGCTTGACTTTGGATCCGGTAATCATTGTTGATTCGGAGAGCTTTCAAAGACTTAAACCGCTCACCGTTAACGTGATTGTGATTTGCACTCGTATCTTATCCGCTATCCGGATTTGGTacgatcaaaaaaaaaaaaaaaaaaaaatatatatatatatatatatatatatatatatatatatatatatatatatatatatatatatatatatatatatatatatatagtggtaggatcaagaggaaagtaactaatcggggggaagcggggggaaggaattttttttttttcattttttgaaaaaactttattcatgaacattatagattggatgaaaataagaacatttagaaaagacacttcgtgatgaatgttattattttggcaggaaaacgctcgaagaagtaatatataacaattatcgtgtttttcgagcgtatgttgaggttttagacattagggtttagatattagggtttatagggtttagatattagggttaagaaatttagggtttaggtatagatttagggtttagatttaggatttagattgagtttttaacacgaacggtttagagtttagggtttaggcatGCATTAAACTTATACTGTTTTTTGGAATGGAAAACACACACTCTTTTTTGTCCACGACGAGACTGGAACTCATAACCTCATGGTTTATGAGACTCCTTAATACCGCTGGGTGAGAAGCCATTCCCccctttgttaacgtttttaaattTTACCCTTATTCTTTACCCATTTGACATATTAGAAATAAATCATAACCCAAATCTCCTTGTTCATATGTAATTGGGTTGTAATTGTCACCTTTACCTTAACCCGTCCAAATGTTTAGCTTGTTCCCATACCCTTATATAGCAATATACATTCATTTTGACTATTTTATTTTCTCTTTCTTTTTATAAGAGTTTCCTTTAATTATTCGTTGAAATGAGCAATAAAAATACAGAATGAGACCAGAAATGAAGGAAAATCGGAAAATCTATTAATGCTACATATTTAAATATGGTATCAAAAGACGTTTTATTGACAATTTTATTCGACAGGGATTAAAGAAGGCTGACCAACAGACCATATTAGATGACTTTAACAAACGTGGATCCGGGATTCTCGAATCACCCGTTACCGCACAAGCAATGCAGGCGCTCGAGGTAGCCATCGCTCCAGTGCCCCCTCCTACGGCCACATCATCTTCGGCTGCAGTTATTGCGTCGAGAGTGGATGTGCTTACCAGAGCAGCTGCACTTGGTAGAGGTGCTGCCACAACTGGATTCAAAAGGTTCCTTGCGTTGACTGAAGCTGCAAAAGACAGAAAGGATGGACCTTTTAGGAAATTATTTAATGCCTGAATATATCCATGAACTCTGAACTCTCTAAACTTTCAGATTCTACTTGTTCGTACTCTATTTCCATGTCTACTAATAGTCACAAAAATTTCTGCCGTTTAAccccaatctctctctatataccaTGTGTCGTTTTTGCTAGGGGAAGGAAGTGTCAAACCCCTCAAACTTTTGGGTAAATGTTGTCACATTTAAGGGTTCAAATCGTATACATCAACGAACTTTAGGGGCTAAAATTTATCATaataaacattaaaaaaaaccatcCAAATTCTTAACGGAACTTATCTTTTTTTCCCGactcgagttaaattttttcgtcgtcaccgttcaactcgaaataattttacgaataaaACGCAACTAACTATATTCAAAACGGAgcgtttttttattaaaaaaaaaatacgagTATATATATAGGTAGTCACCATTCATCTCGAAACAactttacgaacaaaacgcaactaattatatttaaaacaGAACTTctttaagaaaaatattttttatcaattatatatatatatatatatatatatatatatatatatatatatatatatatatatatatatatatatggtaccaAATTTCTCCAAATATCATCTGTTCGTTTTCGCTCAATATTAGTTTCATAAAAACGTTAAAGTGTTCCATCGCAATGTGCGAGCCGTTAAATATATTATGTACCAAACAACATATATCCAAATATGGATAtataaccgcagcaacgcgcggtggaATTTTTCTAGTTATTTGCTATTGCTAATAACTTATTTTGTGGTTAATTATTTGAATGCTGATTATTTTGCAATATCTTTCATTTTGACATTTTCCCCCATTTTTCGTTAATTGATCAATGTTCCTTTTTGTGATCAACAAAACGATTATAGTTGGTTAAAATCGTATCCCAAAGAACGTTCTGCCATTTGCGAGTTTCCGATAACGGATTTTCCGAAGCATCGCACCAACATTCCGATAGTATTTTTTCTTCATCCGGTATCCAATGCATGACTTGACGTCTTGGGCGTTCACTTGTTATGCCTACCTTTTTCTTTCCTTTTCGTGATGTTGCTTGTTCGGTTTCAGGTACGGAATCAATAGCTGGTTGTGTTGGTAGTTATGGACAGGGGCGAGAATTAGAAGGGACCAGAGGGGGGCACCCGCCCCTAGTGGATTatcaatttttatttttcgattttgCCTTCGGTGGATTTTTTTTCTTCTcaaagcctccatattttgcccagaaAACCTTCATTTTTGCCCGAAAACTTTCATATTTAAAAAAAACCCTccatattttgatcaaaaaaattGTTACGCTTTTAATAAAATTCGTCCTCAGGGAAAAAATTCTGCTTCAGCCACTGTTAATGGAATGTATGATATTTTTTTATTGTGAAAAGAACTATtgttggttaaattgaaatggttcTTGTGAAAAGTATGAATTGTACGGTATATTGTTGTGGGTTAATGGTATTTGTTGTTGTTGctatatgaattgttgttgatagaaTGAGTTTGAATTAGGTGCCATTTGTGATAAACTTGTTTTACTTTGAGACAAATTCTATCTTGATTGAAAGACAAATGACGGGTCACGAGTTATGATTGTTTATCATATAGTTGTAAAAATCGGTAAATAGTACTGTAGTTGTTAGTTGAAATATTTTTTGTAAAATTTTGATGAAAAAAGTTGGATGAATTGTAGTGGTTTTTGTATAGAATATTGTGTATAATTGTGTATGAAATGAGTTGTATATATAGTTGaataaaattatttttaaaaaTGAAGTATAAAAAAACTATCAGCTTTGTTaccatttttaaatttttttttaatattctaATGGCTTAATTTAAAAACAACAAAAAAAGTCCGTGTCACCTGTTAGCGCCAACGTCCGTCAAATGGTCGGATGGCGCACCCTTTCACGCCTTGGTACGTATCCACGTTAAATGTTGGCTAGAGGCAACTCCCTTACTTAACATTGGATAATGAGTGATCTTAATGTAGTAACGATTTGGTGGACATTCATGGTTTACTAGTAAAAAGATATATTTTCAAAACAGTCTTTGTAGTTTGTTTCAAATTGCAGATTCagtcattaattatttattttatttattatttttttgtgaCAAAGACAACCATTGTGGTTTGCAAATTTTGCAAAATTTTAAATTTGTCACGAATGGACTGTTTTTGCAACATTTACAAATCACAATGCATGTATTTGTCAGAAAGAAAGTTTAATGACTAAACCTGTAATCTGGAACAAACCGTAAGGACTGTTTTTGTAACTAAGTCTGGTAAAAAATACTACGTATACTCCTACTTGCTTCCAATCCAACGGTCTAGATCTTATCATCTCACTCCACATGAATTGCCATCGTGTAATATGCCTCTAATTCATTTCAAAATTTCCAATTTTTACCGCTAATAAAATTCCCTAAATTCTAACCTTATATAAACCCTAACCACCTTAAATTACAAAGCACAAAATCTTCTCTCATAATTTTAAATCCTTCATCCATCATCCACACTTTAATCAATGGCGCGTACGAAGCAAACCGCCAGGAAATCCACCGGAGGAAAGGCTCCGAGAAAGCAACTAGCAACGAAAGCAGCACGTAAGTCAGCTCCGGCGACCGGCGGAGTGAAGAAACCGCACAGATTCCGTCCAGGAACAGTTGCGTTGAGAGAAATTAGAAAGTACCAGAAGAGCACTGAGCTTTTGATTCGAAAACTTCCGTTTCAAAGGCTTGTTCGAGAAATTGCACAGGATTTTAAAACTGATTTACGGTTCCAGAGCTCTGCTGTTGCTGCTCTTCAGGAAGCTGCTGAAGCATACCTCGTTGGATTGTTTGAGGATACTAATTTGTGTGCGATTCATGCGAAAAGAGTTACTATCATGCCGAAAGATATGCAGCTTGCAAGAAGGATTCGCGGCGAGAGAGCTTGAGTATATTTATGATTTGTAATTGTTAATCATTTGGATTTGGTTGATTGATATGTTTGTTCTGTTCTCAATTGATTATATTCAATGAAATCTCTTGAATTTATTTGATTTTACAATCAGTTTACAACTCTTTCAGTGCCTCTTAATATGtgaataaaagtaaaaataatttGGTTTATTTTGGTTATCACTCTAATTTACTCCGTAATAAACAGAGTTTTGCTTattgaattttttgaattttttgatGAAATTATCTTTAGTTTGAAGATGCCGGATTTGTCAAATTGAAAACAGTGTTTTGCTGCTGTTTTTCACCACTCTAATAATATTGAACGGTGTAATTTGTAAAATATAATTTCTTTTGTAATCAAACTCAAGTACACTCATCAGTTTTCATTAATAGACACGACTGTAGGCTGCGAGCCATGAACCCTAAAACCCAACTTATGCACCCCAAAGTTATTGACGGTTCAAGCACATAAACCTAATTTATAACCATCTGGATCTATACAACTGCTAACCAAGTTTCAATGGTATGTTCAATTCCATATTTCCATTTTACACATTTCGTCAAACACTTGCATATTTTATACTATATCGCGATTCATTTACGTTTCGTCAACTGTCTTTATAATTtgtatacttatactcattatttatttaattattattattattattactttttttttttttttttttttttttgtttgtttgtagTCAGTTACAAAACTTACACTACGTACGTTGACATCAAGTGCGAAATCTCTTGTGATGAAGTACCTAAAGCAGCAGAGGTTAGTTGCCACGGAGTATAACTCATATGTAATCATGtagacatatgtatttttaataaCTAAAAGGAATATTCGAACAATCAGTAAGTTACGAGCATGAATGAGTGTATACATTTGTTTTTAATCACATTATAATGATATCAATTTTATCCGTTAAGTTATGTTCACTGTAAGTAGTTATTTAGTAAGTACTATTGGAAAACATTGTTTGTGATCGAGGCAGTGAAGCTAGTTGATAATGTAGCTAGACAACGAAAAGTGTGCAGCGTATCATTGTAACTGCTTGATTTACTAGAAAACTTTAACTTGCAAAAAATTTTTTATGTGCAAGTGGATTTTATGAAGGCACCATTTTTCACAGAAACATAAAGTGATTTATGACGAGATATGAGAGCCTCTTAAGGTACAATTTGAACATGTATATATTTGTGCATACAATATATAATGAGATTTTGTAACAGTTATATCACATGATTAAATTGACTCTTTTTAATCAGCATAATGCCAGAGGCATGCTGTCAATGGCTAACAGTGGACGTAACACAAATGTTAgccgggttttttttttttttttttttttttttttttttttttttaaaggcaagataGTATTATTAAATATGAAAAATACACAAGATGAAACTAGCCAGGAGCTAGAAACAAAAAACACGAGACTACTTCCAACGACTACACCCAACTAAAAAACCCACACAATTAAGGACTCGAAAAAATAAAAAACACACATCGCGAGGACAAAATGACGCACAACACGACAGGACGATCATCTAAGAATCCGACTCCAAGGACGCACAGGAAGAACAGCATGAGCAGCAATCATCTTCATCCTCGTCCTCTATCGAATTTTTCATCACATTATCTATGAAAAATCCATCCTGCCATCGAAAATTTTCCCGACGTTTACTACACTTCATATTACTCCTTCCCCACACATGTTTAAAGAAATGACCTTTAATCAGGGGATGAACCTTTTTTCTCTTACCCCGAAAACGAGCTACAGCAGTAGACGATTGACACGCGATAACCTCGTTTGAGTCGACACAAAATCTCACATTTAACCTGGGGTCACCCGAAACATTATCAATCACATCTTGAGGAGGGTCCAACCCGTTTGAATTAGCACATCCCACCGTAGCCTCATTAAATGGTAGCCGGAT is from Rutidosis leptorrhynchoides isolate AG116_Rl617_1_P2 chromosome 10, CSIRO_AGI_Rlap_v1, whole genome shotgun sequence and encodes:
- the LOC139872553 gene encoding histone H3.2 codes for the protein MARTKQTARKSTGGKAPRKQLATKAARKSAPATGGVKKPHRFRPGTVALREIRKYQKSTELLIRKLPFQRLVREIAQDFKTDLRFQSSAVAALQEAAEAYLVGLFEDTNLCAIHAKRVTIMPKDMQLARRIRGERA